Genomic window (Gammaproteobacteria bacterium):
CTGACAAATTAGCTGCGCAACTGTCGCTATTGACGGTGGATCCGGTAGATATCGCGTTGGGGCAAGTGAACCATTTCATTAGTCCAGAACTCGACACTACTGAACGGGCACACTTACGCATTCCACAGGGATCGATGGATGGATTTTCTGTTGGTACGATGTTGATAAAACGCACGGTGTTTCTCTCCGTAGGTGAATTCGATCCGCAATGGCGGTTGGGAGAGTTTGTGGATTGGTGGGCACGGGCGATGGCGCAAGGTTTACGTTATCGTCTTCTTCCGCAAGTGGTTTTGTACCGGCGGATTCATAATGACCATCAGACATTACGCGAACGCGCCGCTGCTGCCGATTATGTACGCATCGCCAAGGCTGCCCTCGATCGTCGGAGAAAAAACAAATGAAACACCTTTCTCCCGCATAGCAGTGTTACCTCGATTATTATAGAAACAGGTATGGCCTGTCTCGTATTTGTCTAACCCAAGTTGCTACCTAGCGCGCTCTTCTCCCCTTTCTCACCGAGAGAGGGGCCGGGGGTGAAGTCGTGATGCTGACGAATCAATAAATTTTCGCCCTCACCCCAACTCCTCTCCCGGCGGGAGGGGGGCTTTTCCGTTTCTCACCGCATAGGTGACAACTTGGGTTTGTCTATTAAAAGAGGTGCGTTGGTGAGCACCATTTTCGCCTAAGACTACATTCATGGCTCTTACTCCTGCCGAGTTATTACTGCTACAGGCCGCACTATTCCCCGGTCCAACGACAGATGCGTGGTTAAAACAAACGGTGCTTGAGGATATCGCTCCGGCCGAACATGCTGTACTTGCGTTGCTCGCCCATAACTCACAGACGATGGGCATACCCATTCCAGTAAAACTCGTTGGCTTGCGTCGTCGCACCTGGTATGCCAATCAATTCCAATTTGATGCCCTCGCTATTATCTTGCGCGCTTTATCACAGGCGAATATTGATGTGTTGGTATTGGGTGATGCGGCGCTCAGTCTGTGGATTTATCCAGAACCCAGTACACGCCCGGTGGCAACGTTAGAGATCTTGATTCGACCAGAACAATTAGATACTGTCCGGGATGTGTTGCGTAATTGTGGTTGGGTTCTTTCTCCAAGCGATGCACGTTTTGGAATGATCATTCCACCCGCAGAGATATCATTTATACGCTGGCACAACAATAAGAAGCAACTGCTTACACTCCATTGGCGGGCCTTTCCACAATTTCCCTCCGCAGCCATCGATGCCGAACTTTGGGCGCGAGCGCGTATGAGTACCTTTGGAGAATTAACCATGCGCACGCTTGCCCCTACCGATCAATTCGTTCTCACCATCCAGTTGCATTCCTTAAGATACCTACTTGATGCCGCTGTCATTGCCA
Coding sequences:
- a CDS encoding hypothetical protein (Evidence 5 : Unknown function) gives rise to the protein MPTVTVVVPVYNGERYLGVALTSILTQTVPPTEIIVVDDGSTDESASVAQNFGPQVRCLIQLHAGAAAARNQGIAVATGEYLAFLDADDLWAPDKLAAQLSLLTVDPVDIALGQVNHFISPELDTTERAHLRIPQGSMDGFSVGTMLIKRTVFLSVGEFDPQWRLGEFVDWWARAMAQGLRYRLLPQVVLYRRIHNDHQTLRERAAAADYVRIAKAALDRRRKNK
- a CDS encoding hypothetical protein (Evidence 5 : Unknown function), producing MALTPAELLLLQAALFPGPTTDAWLKQTVLEDIAPAEHAVLALLAHNSQTMGIPIPVKLVGLRRRTWYANQFQFDALAIILRALSQANIDVLVLGDAALSLWIYPEPSTRPVATLEILIRPEQLDTVRDVLRNCGWVLSPSDARFGMIIPPAEISFIRWHNNKKQLLTLHWRAFPQFPSAAIDAELWARARMSTFGELTMRTLAPTDQFVLTIQLHSLRYLLDAAVIAKTQSLHWEQILRLTIQTATPALAETFNDLHAIAESLVPAEIQRYAWTLPISKLEHWAYSAQSRSSLSATLRQLGVRHWIKYSRLCTALGRHPSITSFLDFLQYTWGKHNRYQILRYVLTYWRNKHHE